The genomic segment TTTAGTGCGGCGCTTGCGTGTACACTCGCCAGCAAGCCGGGGCCGTCATAGAATGAATGGACCATCACCACGGTCGCACTTGCCGCGGCAAGCGCGAATACCTTCTGAAGTTCGGAGATACCTCCCATCTTGGCCGGGCTGGGTTGGACGAAGTCGACCGCGCCAGCAGAAAGCATCTGTTGGAACTCCACCCGCGTGGAAGCATTTTCCCCTGCCGCAATGGCTATTCCACCCTCACGACGCAATCGAGCCAAACCGCCAAAGTTCTCTGGAGGCCAAATGGGTTCTTCCAGCCAGCGCAGATTGAACGGTCGCAGCCTGGCGCTCATATCGAGGGCCTCTCGCACGGTCCATGGACAGTTGACGTCCAGCGTGATCTCCACGTTATCGCCGGCAGCCTTTCGCGCCTCACGGACT from the Candidatus Saccharimonadia bacterium genome contains:
- a CDS encoding enolase C-terminal domain-like protein: VREARKAAGDNVEITLDVNCPWTVREALDMSARLRPFNLRWLEEPIWPPENFGGLARLRREGGIAIAAGENASTRVEFQQMLSAGAVDFVQPSPAKMGGISELQKVFALAAASATVVMVHSFYDGPGLLASVHASAALKRIPVILKHSLHA